attcagattcagatcgcACCAAAATAGAATGAGTATAAAATTCCCCGCGTGTAGatgacttccggcgtgctatcgtagctcgggttcacaccggcagagatagcgcgatctagcgcgcgctagaccgcgctatctctcgtggaccacccccaagaggtgctccagtggcacgccgttttggctcgctgttgggcggaccgaaacgacgttgtaccttccacaccgcagagatagcgcgatctagcgcgcgctagatcgcgctatctctgccggtctgaacaggctctatatgtctatctatctatctatatgtctgtctctctatctatctatatttctgtctctctgtctatctatatgtctgtctatctctatatatatatatatatgtctgtctatctatctatatgtctgtctctatATCtctctatatgtctgtctctctatctatctgtctgtctctctttctatctatatgtctatctatgttttatgaatataaccacctatcatctctctatctatctatcaatctatctatctatctatatatctgtctctctatctatctatatgtctgtctctctatctatctatatgtctgtctctctatctacagtgcgtcccaaaaaaaactatacacttttgaaatggctgccaaataaaaaaatgtagcactttgggggaaaagacttatagatatggaaagccaataaagtcaactttcaaatgacaccaaaaagttggaaaactattcatgcttgagcgagcactgcccactgaaacaaagggtatgaaaattagggtgggccggaattggcattccaatttctttcaggtttttttgtttggtacttgcaaagttgagggttatttggtgaattaaagatctggggagtgtttcatcaacattttcatccgacaagttgtcagatctgacatctttctctgatgttgattggctgagaggtactgttactatggtaactgtcggataaaatgggacttgtcggataaaacgtccgacaagtcctttcatgaaacgccccccggtttgttgtttgtgaaaatttaatgcgttattgaattgaaatttaatgcatgagtgatcatgaactgcaatttttagtgcagcattttgtctttatcatgtggatctcaacaatgtgttcatgacagtcAGAAAAAGaggggggtaatatgacttaggtacatgtaggtgaagtacgttgatgggataaaggtcaacagaacatttagcaacccctccctccatctctaccccctccccccacttctctcctcctgagagactaagcttggctaggctgggcaggaattagccttacagtttttttaggttagtcctttggaacttacaaagctaagggtgttatgctatttatgagtgagataagttatggtttcttaggcaaattccatgagttactaaattgagatgtaatgcatgagtgaacaggaattgtaattttagtgtagcatattcatcttgtggacctcagaagtgtgttggTGAGAGTCAGAGTTACAATGTGATGGtatacctgttacaagcaagagggcgtgatatgctaagacttggttaaaggggcattcctcttctttttgtccttttacaaattaaaagtcatacatgtatgtaccctcccctctccacctccatttcccagcccccccccccctctctctctctgtctcacttcctggattgtagcctattcaaaacttaactgccaagtgaccggtggctaatggtcagtttttttattgaatgattaccaagaaatttaatgattatgatgattaaataggtaatttattgaaaaaaaataatgtttgattgatcacatcgcacattgaatgagttgatttactgataaattgttgattaaatgattgataggaaaaagttgatgccccaatttagaattaatcattaaatcaacattctgctctggacttcacgtgtacatgacaatagccatcagtctctcaacaggagggtagggcgggaaagagggagggggcgggggctgaatgttctgttgacccttattccatcaacctacttctcccactcaAGTCCTATCTCagcccctattctcccgactcccatgaacacattgctgagatccacatgataaagttgaaatgctgcccaaaaagtgtaatttatgttcactcatgcattaaagttcaatttaataatttaaaaaatttgcTTAAGCAACCCAAACTGGTCACGgctgatcattaatttatcacaacgcccttaactttgcaagttcgaaaggatttgcctctcataaactgacataaattggaaggctaattccagcccatcctaattttcataccctttgtttcagtgggcagtgctcgctcaagcatgaatagttttccaactttttggtgtcatttgaaagttgactttattggctttccatatatgtaagtctttttccccaaagtgctacatttttcatttggcagccatttcaaaagtgtatagttttttttgggacgcactgtatatatatgtctgtctctctatctatctatatgtctgtctctctatctatctatatgtctgtctatttatctatatgtctgtctctctatctatctatatgtctgtctctctatctatctatatgtctgtctctctatctatctatatgtctgtctctctatctatctatatgtctgtctatctatctatatgtctgtctctctatctatatgtctgtctctctatctatatgtctgtctctctatctatctatatgtctgtctctctatctatatgtctgtctctctatctatctatatgtctatattttattaatataaccacctatcatttatctctccatccatcactccatccatctatatatataattatctttcttagATGTATCTGTATGaatatgtaaatctgtttgtctatctatttttcaatctaatatctgtttaaatatttttttcctgtttatctatctatacgacagaccacctaattcctccacatgacgaattaaaatctagtgtttttattgtttgaataatacaatatttcgatttttacagatttgacaataaggaccaacttaacttaacctaaactgttaaaataatggtaattccacatgttcaggaagaaataaaaacttttttcacttgacaagggggagaaaattagaatatttcatatttcatatgataaaatacaaaagaaatagtgagtgggtgacatcatcagtctgccaatttgcataccgaccaagatgtgcatataagaggctgttctcactaccttcctaaaactagtttagtggaaactagtttaacgtgtagtgagaacggtcgaagcggtcttggaagcgatcttccaaaccagtttggaaaaccacctcgcgatgtcgttttcaagatcgctttgccttgttaaactggttttagcgtaagtgaggaccgTTCTTCgagaagcgatcttcgcacattttgagcgcgctactccacatgacaggtgtagaatgcccatgctgcggtttcgaatttcgcgcgaaacgtgtcaccccactgagagcgctttacgtgaagtgattttgaaaaccacttttgtgtgatcaagtgggaacgctagcaaagcgatcttccaaagtgatttcctgaatcggtttccagtaaactagttttagaaagcgtaataaGAACGGCCTCTAACTGTtaaattgtgaaattaagcgaaactttaaaatgtcacaactttcttattttacatccgattttaatgaaattttcagtgttttgcttgttggatttttttcaaatcaactttttgttggggtggacttgtcctttaaaggagaatgaaactcttggagcaagttagcttttgtgaaagcagaaaaatcaaagaataagatcaacaaaagtttgagtaaaataggactagcaatagaagagttatgagcatttgaatgtcgagatcactaatgctatggagatcctcccattggcaatgcgaccaagatctatgatgtcacagatgaacaactctccccttttggacactgaaaatataccgcaaaacatctctttttgctcattctcatcatatgacaaacgattcatcaatgatataatgttgtgaaacctatgtacttgtcctctcataaagagaacacctcaccttgtgatagactataaaaatgagaatataagtgaaataagtactaaagtaatgagggagttgtacgtgtgtgacatcacagatcttggtcgcattgccaatgggaggatctacatggcattagtgatctcaatattcaaatgctcataactttcttattattcattcaatcttcctcaatttttcaacaatatgtttctttgatttttctctttgatatggattcagctggtttcaagggtttcattctcctttaactattgaagtgaaagacttgaataacaagtatacaatatttcttcaccataaaattgaccacattcGCATTTCactattggtaaccaacgttttatcatggtaactgagttacatctcggtaacttacattacattttccacttagtaactgacgttacacataTCTTATGATACCCTATGGCTTGATTGTTAATtgattatctttaattttggtgtagaagggaggggtgttacctagagaggaaatctaccaagtttcatatgatatatcctcttttctgggaaatgagaaaataaagtttctgtttttggtaactgacgttacataccatatcacatacttcatcattatttttttatcagataaatgaattactggtgtttctttctattggattttataaagtgttataaataataatagcaagctaaatcacaggggaaaacatcatgatcaaacctgttctttaaaaatctgtccaaacaaaatatgtattattataccattttcaacactaatttgtatccatactttgacggccatttggaaataaaaaatggctgccagagtcggaaaaaaattgtcccagaaacttcaggtcttgtattattaaaaaacataaagcatctgtgtccatctgtggtgaaaatgcccatatgtCTTGTCCCCTCCTGCTGCCTCCCTTTCTCTCTGGGGGTAATCTCTGTTATCTCTCCTCTCCCTACTGTTCTtgcctctctttctctctctctcttcacacTGACACATTGTTTTACCTTCTTGTTGGGTAAGCGCAGGGGAGGAGATGGTGCTTTGTAGGAGTTTTCATTGTTGATATCatgtttgtatattattttgtaatggtgcactatttctttataattGCCGTTTAtgtctttccctttttttgagATGTTGTCATGAATTGTATGTATGTAATTGtaaatttcaaaacaaatttccttaaTGGTCttgaattaattgaattgaattgaattatggAGATTTTGGTTGTATCAGTTACCTTGTTCATCAAAACCAGGATTATTGTCTGTGGCTTTTGGTCTGCTCCAATGACATGATTCACAAAATCATTTCTCAGAGATTCTTTGCTGACTTCTTCACCAGCAGATATCTGACGAGTATCAAACAGGCTCctacaaatataaattaaaaacacatttaaataaaaaaattaaaagcttCAAATCTAAAAAGCAACAACTATCTAAGGAAAAGATGAAAGGGAAAATGACAGCCTGTTTCTGCATGTGACTTATCCATGTCTACATTTGTAGAGTAAATTTTGTTGAGTAGCACTGGAGATCTAAAGAGGCTGGGGGTGATTCTCCTGCCCCACCCCACCCctcatttttgtaaccattctGCCTAGATCTTTTTCCACGCTGCTCcatgactttttactttcaagtctcatgCATCTTTTTACACTAAGTATGTGATACCAAGATACACAGTTCCAAAATATatgcaacatttttaaaattgacttgaagtcccgggggggggggggggggggccacttccattcacgagtggataccatgcgcgaccatgagatctcaaaagaaccctaaacacgtattttccatattctgaaaatgtaccccttaacaagtattggcatgtgaaaccctacccttaacaagtattggaaacaaaacgatactattggcaagtattccctgaattgtacccctaaacaagtacagcgatatttcaaacatggacgtcggttttacctttacctacatcattgggtttagtacagcccaacTCGCGCAGAttgtactctaaacacgtagtgttgactcctggggcaaaaagtacatcctttataaaacattttagtcttgattgttaatttataccctcgcaaatttgaccctaaacatgtaaatttcctagcgaaatagatacccttttttcattattttagtgtttttgacacccttattacgttatgtacgtaacgtgccctatcttgaaaaagacatcctttttacatgtttttttggtcgcgcatggtatccgctcgtcaatgtaagtggccccgcccccccccccccccccgggcttgaAGTTGCTcctaaagatgatttttttttctgtgtacacAAAAGTCAATTGATGCAAAGTTTTATAACCTTAAAAAGAGTACTTAAAATGGGTAGTAACCATTTGTTACATTATAAGCACtacatgtttattttgtttgaacttTATTTTGTGATTCTTGGAACAACTGGAAATTAAAAGCAAATACTACACAAAAAATTGTATATCAATTcatcaatggaaattgttgcagactCAACTGTCATtaacaagacaaaattaattaagtttaatcagtaaaagtagaaataatgatacatttatgaatttggctaaatacacaatttgcattggatttgtacatgaattcacatGTTTGAGCtgttttgggtctgacatgcacttaaaTAATGTTGCATGatttcgtaaccgcgtacccgggcatcgcaaatttggtcccAAAAATTGTGtgagatttgaaagtaaaaatagcGAGCGGCGCTGTTGAAATATTTTGCACGGAGGATTTATTGTGAAAAATGTAGAGGGGGCGGATTCCGCCCCCCCaggccttttagggttaaggtgTCAAAAAGAAGGGTAGAAAATTATCTGAGACatcattttctcttttgatttaGATACTGtctccaattttattttttggatCCCTTTTATATTTGAAGTGTGTTTATTTGCTCATGCTAGAAGTACCAGATGAAAGGAAAGGGTCAAAGTTTAGCAAATAtgtcatttattattaatgtaatTGAGTTAAATTACtctggtttctttttttttctgttgcctcattttgtatgattttcaggtcacatgatcaaggtcaaagttcattgaccctaaataatcTTTGACCATGTTGTGGTATTAACATTGAAATTGTAAGCAGGGTAAATCCCTTGTGAACAAAGCTTACAAAGTTTTCAGAATAAGTCCTAATTGAATGAAATCTATACAAACTAGTTATAAACTATCAACAAATAGATGAAATTTCTGGTCACTATAAAAAGTGAAGAGTGAAtatggaaatgaaagaaataaaatgaagagcAAATGTCTCTCAGGAAtaacaaaacttaaaaaaaaaacatatttttgatTTTCAGGGTCAAAAAGTGTGCATTATATTACCCTTCACTTggatataaattataataataagtGGATAATGGTATCAGaaattatatgaatatattttttagttGTTGGGTCAAAggtatttcaaatcaaataatttagatcagaattgatattttgtttattatttaaaagtACTACAATTTAATTCATTGAAACTATGAGATTGTTATTTGAtattgaataatatgaaatgaataagaAGTGTCCGagtgaaggtcaaaggtcattttaggtcAACAAACTTACTTATACTTAATTatctaatgattttttttccttttttcatttttgaaaattattcacTTGAATCATTATCAAAGATAgcactgctatattgaattgcataatgccagtgagactgccagaggtttGTTGTATGTTGCATAATGAATGTACAAGTAGTCTGAACTCAATAtccacatttttattttttccatagTTTCCTGTGTATCTTCTTGTGGTATTCGGGGTAAGTTTGTGTTTCCACCATGATAAATCATTAAGAATAATGTTTGCCCAATCATGTGAACAACAGATTAGTTCACATCATTTTAATAGAGGGGTCGAATATTATAAGATGGTTTCAAATTGGCATTTGATTCGATATATTGAATCAGAAAAAGTATTACATATGCAAAATAATACTTTTTGTTCTACCCCCAcaaaataaagctccaaatgtttgAATTTTGGTGAAGAAACTCTTAGGTGTTCCTAGCAAAAATTGTATATTGTTTTGCAATTTCTTCTGTATTTATCTGGGGGgttttacctttaaaaaaaaaaatttcaatgaattttgtCTGTGATACTTATGAGATCACAAACAGCATAAATCAAATAAGCTGAATctgtaaaagtaaaaatattcatacatttataatattaggctgaaaacacaatttgtattgaaatgaaacaaattcATGTTGTTGCCCACTTTTTGatctaaaatgcatgtacaAAATTATGCATATGTTTTCAGAACCGTGTACCttggcatcgcaaatttggtctttAAAGatgcctagttagggttaaagagTAAGGGATTTTGTAGCAGGATATGTGCTTATTAACAGAAATGCATTTGTCTCTAGTACAACACATGCAGCTGATGTATGATATATGCttgctgtgaaaaaaaaatcataggcaGCCTAGGGGGGCTTGAACCCATGACCTGGATTACCAGACAGTGTCCTAGATTACTCAACCACTACTTATACTTCTGTCAGAAATTTGGACAGCTCAATAGTTTCTCATGATTTTCATGTTTGGCAGTCTTCCTAAGTAGGTCCAGagtttttgtgttttattatcatGCAGACATATTTATTGTTGGTtatgttattataattttgtccTTGTATGTGTAGTGTTTTTCCCTTGGAACTATTGGTTACAGAGTTGCTACATTTAATGACTGTGAAGATGCTGCAGCCTCACTTAAAGAggtaaattttcttttttttcagctcACAGTCCATGTCATTTCagttctatctatctatctatctatctatctatctatctatctatctatctatctatctatctatctatctatctatctatctatctatctatctatctatctatctatctatctatctatctatctatctatctatctatctgtctgtctttttatctgcctatctatctgtctggtCTATCttgtctctctgtctgtctatcagtatttatttatctatatatctctCTGTCCATGGATCCATCCATCTACGATCTATACTATGTTGAGATGTCAGAAATTATCATCAGGAGTAGATCCAAAGAATATCTTACGTTACAAGTCTGATTTTGATATAAAAGGTCACAAAAGTATTTTGTCTCTTAATGACTAATACTGATTGTGTTTCATTTtatagtgaaaaaaataattaaaaacaagcaATTTATACATTCTCTCcttgaacattaaaaaaaagagaatgtgaTTTGAGGATCCTGCATTTTTTGTTGCTGACCCAGATCTgtagaatatttttatttgatttgctgTTTGACATCCAAATTCTTCATCTAGATGTCTTCAAATGTACATATATGTGTTTGATatagatttctttttttccctgtagAAATTTAATGGAAGTAGAATTGAATCAGTGCAGTGAACTTTGAATATATTATGCTTAGTAGACGAGTCATAATAATTGATATTCTAAAGGTCAGTTATACTAATAATATACTTAGAAAATGGTATGCAGAATgaattttgtattctatttatttttaatttctgaAATTATTAAGTCTGTATCTCATCTCagcttgcaatttttttttcattttacaggAACTCAAAGAAGCAAGAGAAGATCTGAAATGCAAAGGATTTAAATTCTCATGACACAGTAGGATATCAGAACTCTAGAACTTGTAGAGACATCTCAACAAATGAATAAGCTTTAAAGGCAATTGTACTTCAAAGAATAATTGCTAGGTATGATTGTACTCAAGCTTTCATTCCAGTCTTGTGGTTTTACACTGCAAATTTGTATGACAAAGAGTTAAACCTGAGGATTGATATCATGAATACAATGTTACATTTCAATTGATCTCTATAGTCACAAGGGTGCATTTCGCATTAATTAGGTGGAAGTTTTCAATTGACATGTTGATTTAGATCAATTTTCACAGCATACTTTAACCATTGCAATGCAACCAATAAGTATGAATTGAGCACACTGTGGCAAAGGCGATCATTTAATATTAATCGCTTTCCCAGTAAAGTAAGCATGAGAAAAAGAAATTTGTTAAGTGCTTGACATCTGCataaactatggtttcaagcCATTTACTCAAAAccacttttgtgaaattaggtCATTGTTGTTAATAAATGGCATGTGCCTAGTTGTGGTTTAGTAAGAAAGCCTCacatgtattttatcatttggatAGGGTTAGGCATTACTTAAATATTCTACCATTTGCAAATcaaaaattaaagcaaaataaaaccTGCCAGGACACTAGGGTGGTTGAATTGCATTTTGACACAAGATGAGAAAAACCTTTGTATTTTTCAAATGCAATCACCAGAATTATATTTTGattggaaaaaataaatgattttatttttatattcttatgtactttgtgaacaAGTAACTATGTTCTTTCCTGATGATAATGAGTACACAGTTTCAAACTTGAGGCATCTGGTATAATGTGTGTACAAAATATTCAGTTTGATATGTGTGGTGTAAAGATTGGGTGGTCTGAGAAACAGACTAGTCACAATGTATGTAATTATGAACCATACAAACTTATGATTGAATTATCAAGTTATTAAAAGTAAGGTCTTCATGATGTTCTTGCCAAAAGTAATGTTGTACTTGACAAGTACTGTTTGCTTAAgaccaataattttttttgtactgCTTATGAATTGTTCTATTCAAAATATTCTCTCAATTATCTATTAGACATTCCCATTATCCCACAGACCTCTTTGGTCATCA
This genomic interval from Lytechinus pictus isolate F3 Inbred chromosome 3, Lp3.0, whole genome shotgun sequence contains the following:
- the LOC129256128 gene encoding dolichol-phosphate mannosyltransferase subunit 3-like, producing the protein MATKLVQWLTVFTLLASLWSALVFDIIPVKLDSRFKEVIWPFPVYLLVVFGCFSLGTIGYRVATFNDCEDAAASLKEELKEAREDLKCKGFKFS